A genomic segment from Diospyros lotus cultivar Yz01 chromosome 5, ASM1463336v1, whole genome shotgun sequence encodes:
- the LOC127802579 gene encoding bifunctional dihydrofolate reductase-thymidylate synthase-like, producing MACNDIVDIPNGRIKTSPDPRRTYQVVVAATQDMGIGKDGKLPWSLPSDVKFFNDITLKTLAPVKKNAVIMGRKTWDGIPLEHRPLPGRLNVVLSRSGSFDIATAANVIICGSVSSALELLASFPYCLSIEKVFVIGGGQILREMLNAPECDAIHITEIETNIECDTFIPAIDASEFQPWYSSFPLVDMEQNIRYSFTTYVRVKNSSVAPVYETGGRSVSSLVSGNFEVNKFSLLPKMVFEKHEEYMYLRLVDDIISNGTLKHNGTGIRMSSKFGCQMRFNLRKSFPLLTTKKVFWHAVVEELLWFISGSTSAKVLQEKGIQTWDDNAFDYLNSFGLVDREEGDLGPVYGFQWRHFGASYTNMHADYKGQGFDQLLDVIDKIKNRPDDCRILLSDWNPSDRKLMALPPCPMFVQFYVANGELSCQIFQPSADMGLGVPSSIASYSLLTCLIAHVCDLVPGDFVHVLGDAHVYCAHVRPLQEQLKMLPKPFPVLKINPKKKDIDSFVVSDFSLVGYDLAMK from the exons ATGGCTTGTAATGACATTGTGGATATTCCTAATGGAAGAATCAAGACAAGTCCTGATCCACGAAGGACTTACCAAGTTGTTGTGGCTGCAACTCAAGATATGGGTATTGGGAAGGATGGGAAACTACCTTGGAGCTTGCCTTCTGACGTCAAGTTTTTCAACGACATTACATTGAAAACATTAGCTCCTGTGAAAAAGAATGCAGTAATTATGGGTAGAAAAACCTGGGACGGTATTCCGCTGGAGCATCGGCCTCTACCTGGCCGCCTTAATGTTGTTCTGAGTCGTTCTGGAAGCTTTGATATTGCAACTGCTGCGAATGTTATTATTTGTGGAAGCGTATCTTCTGCTTTGGAGTTATTAGCATCATTTCCTTATTGTCTGTCAATTGAGAAAGTGTTCGTTATTGGAGGTGGCCAGATTTTAAG GGAGATGCTAAACGCCCCTGAATGTGATGCCATACACATCACCGAAATTGagacaaacattgagtgtgacaCTTTCATCCCGGCTATTGATGCTTCTGAATTTCAGCCATGGTACTCATCCTTCCCCTTAGTGGACATGGAGCAAAACATTCGCTATTCTTTCACTACTTATGTTCGTGTGAAGAACTCTTCGGTTGCACCTGTTTATGAAACTGGTGGTCGGTCTGTGAGTAGCCTGGTTTCCGGTAATTTTGAGGTGAATAAGTTCTCCTTACTGCCTAAGATGGTGTTTGAGAAGCATGAGGAGTACATGTATTTGAGACTAGTTGATGATATCATTTCAAATGGCACCCTTAAACATAATGGAACAGGGATTCGTATGTCATCAAAATTTGGGTGCCAG ATGCGGTTCAATCTTCGAAAATCTTTCCCACTTCTTACAACTAAG AAAGTATTTTGGCATGCTGTAGTAGAGGAGCTACTTTGGTTCATCAGTGGCTCAACAAGTGCCAAG GTCCTACAGGAAAAAGGCATTCAGACATGGGATGACAATGCTTTCGACTACCTCAATAG TTTTGGCTTGGTTGATAGAGAAGAAGGTGACCTGGGACCCGTTTATGGTTTCCAGTGGAGACACTTTGGTGCCAG CTACACAAACATGCATGCGGACTACAAAGGCCAGGGGTTTGATCAGTTGTTGGATGTTATTGACAAGATTAAGAACAGACCAGATGACTGTCGGATTCTTCTCTCGGATTGGAACCCGTCTGACCGCAAATTAATGGCACTTCCGCCTTGCCCCATGTTTGTGCAG TTCTATGTCGCCAATGGGGAGTTATCATGTCAAATATTTCAGCCCTCAGCTGACATGGGTCTTGGCGTGCCATCTAGCATTGCTTCTTATTCTCTCTTGACATGCTTGATTGCTCATGTTTGTG ACCTTGTTCCCGGTGATTTTGTACATGTTCTTGGGGATGCTCATGTCTATTGTGCTCATGTCAGGCCTCTGCAGGAGCAGCTTAAAATGCTCCCTAAACCTTTTCCA gtTTTGAAGATCAATCCTAAGAAGAAGGATATAGACTCCTTTGTTGTGTCTGATTTCTCACTTGTCGGTTATGACCTTGCCatgaaatag
- the LOC127802578 gene encoding bifunctional dihydrofolate reductase-thymidylate synthase-like isoform X1, with protein MAGDALVDIPDANISTSPDPRRSYQVVVAATRNMGIGKDGKLPWSLPLYLKFFKDLTLTTLAPVKKNAVIMGRKTWDSIPLEHRLLPNYLNVVLTRSGSFDIATEENVVICGSIASALELLAAFPYCLSIEKVFVIGGGQILREMLNAPECDAIHIAEIERNIVCDTFIPAIDASVFHPWYSSFPLVDTEQNIRYSFTTYVRMMNSSAAPLYETGDQSVSSLVSGNFEVKFSFLPKVVLEKHEEYMYLRLVEDIISNGTLKNDKAGIGTSSKFGCQMRFNLRKYFPLLTTKKVLWRGVVEELLWFISGSTSAKVLQEKGIHTWDDRASRDYLDSIGLVDREEGDLGPVYGFQWRHFGARYTNMHANYTGQGFDQLLDVIDKIKNKPDDRRIVLSDWNPSDLKLMALPPCPMFVQFYVANGELSCQMYQPSADMGLGVPSSIASYSLLTCMIAHVCDLVPGDFVHVIGDAHVYCTHVRPLQEQLKKLPKPFPILKINPQKKDIDSFVASDFSLIGYDHQQKIEMKMAA; from the exons ATGGCTGGTGATGCCCTTGTGGATATTCCTGATGCAAACATCAGCACAAGTCCTGATCCACGAAGGAGTTACCAAGTTGTTGTAGCTGCAACTCGGAATATGGGTATTGGGAAGGATGGGAAACTACCTTGGAGCTTGCCTTTGTACCTCAAGTTTTTCAAGGACCTTACTTTGACAACATTAGCTCCTGTGAAAAAGAATGCAGTAATTATGGGTAGAAAAACCTGGGACAGTATTCCGCTGGAGCATCGGCTTCTACCAAATTACCTTAATGTTGTTCTAACTCGTTCTGGGAGTTTTGACATTGCAACTGAAGAAAATGTCGTTATTTGTGGAAGCATAGCTTCTGCTTTGGAGTTGTTAGCAGCATTTCCTTACTGTTTATCAATTGAGAAAGTGTTCGTGATTGGAGGTGGCCAGATTTTAAG GGAGATGCTAAATGCTCCTGAATGTGATGCCATACACATTGCCGAAATTGAGAGAAACATTGTGTGTGACACTTTCATCCCTGCTATTGATGCTTCTGTATTTCATCCATGGTATTCATCCTTCCCCCTGGTGGACACAGAGCAAAACATTCGCTATTCATTCACTACTTATGTTCGTATGATGAACTCTTCAGCTGCACCCCTTTATGAAACTGGTGATCAGTCTGTGAGTAGCCTAGTTTCTGGTAATTTTGAGGTGAAATTCTCTTTCTTGCCTAAGGTGGTTTTGGAGAAGCATGAGGAGTATATGTATTTGAGACTGGTTGAAGACATCATTTCAAATGGAACCCTAAAAAATGATAAAGCAGGGATTGGTACATCATCAAAATTTGGTTGCCAG ATGCGGTTCAATCTTCGAAAATATTTCCCACTTCTTACAACTAAG aAAGTATTGTGGCGAGGTGTTGTTGAGGAGCTACTGTGGTTCATCAGTGGTTCAACAAGTGCTAAG GTCCTACAGGAAAAAGGCATTCATACATGGGATGACAGGGCTTCCAGAGACTACCTTGATAG TATTGGCTTGGTTGATAGAGAAGAAGGTGACCTGGGACCGGTTTATGGATTCCAGTGGAGACACTTTGGTGCCAG GTACACAAACATGCATGCGAACTACACAGGCCAGGGGTTTGATCAGTTGTTGGAtgttattgacaaaattaagaacaaaCCAGATGACCGCCGGATTGTGCTGTCAGATTGGAATCCCTCTGACCTCAAATTGATGGCACTTCCACCTTGCCCTATGTTTGTGCAG TTCTATGTGGCCAATGGGGAGTTATCATGTCAAATGTATCAGCCATCTGCTGACATGGGTCTAGGCGTGCCATCTAGCATTGCTTCTTATTCCCTCTTGACATGCATGATTGCTCATGTTTGTG ACCTTGTTCCTGGTGATTTTGTACATGTTATCGGGGATGCTCATGTTTATTGCACTCATGTCAGGCCTCTGCAGGAGCAGCTTAAGAAGCTTCCTAAACCTTTTCCA ATTTTGAAGATCAATCCTCAGAAGAAGGATATAGATTCCTTTGTGGCATCTGACTTCTCACTCATCGGTTACGATCATCAGcagaaaatagaaatgaaaatggcAGCATAG
- the LOC127802578 gene encoding bifunctional dihydrofolate reductase-thymidylate synthase-like isoform X2 — translation MAGDALVDIPDANISTSPDPRRSYQVVVAATRNMGIGKDGKLPWSLPLYLKFFKDLTLTTLAPVKKNAVIMGRKTWDSIPLEHRLLPNYLNVVLTRSGSFDIATEENVVICGSIASALELLAAFPYCLSIEKVFVIGGGQILREMLNAPECDAIHIAEIERNIVCDTFIPAIDASVFHPWYSSFPLVDTEQNIRYSFTTYVRMMNSSAAPLYETGDQSVSSLVSGNFEVKFSFLPKVVLEKHEEYMYLRLVEDIISNGTLKNDKAGIGTSSKFGCQMRFNLRKYFPLLTTKKVLWRGVVEELLWFISGSTSAKVLQEKGIHTWDDRASRDYLDSIGLVDREEGDLGPVYGFQWRHFGARYTNMHANYTGQGFDQLLDVIDKIKNKPDDRRIVLSDWNPSDLKLMALPPCPMFVQFYVANGELSCQMYQPSADMGLGVPSSIASYSLLTCMIAHVCGLCRSSLRSFLNLFQF, via the exons ATGGCTGGTGATGCCCTTGTGGATATTCCTGATGCAAACATCAGCACAAGTCCTGATCCACGAAGGAGTTACCAAGTTGTTGTAGCTGCAACTCGGAATATGGGTATTGGGAAGGATGGGAAACTACCTTGGAGCTTGCCTTTGTACCTCAAGTTTTTCAAGGACCTTACTTTGACAACATTAGCTCCTGTGAAAAAGAATGCAGTAATTATGGGTAGAAAAACCTGGGACAGTATTCCGCTGGAGCATCGGCTTCTACCAAATTACCTTAATGTTGTTCTAACTCGTTCTGGGAGTTTTGACATTGCAACTGAAGAAAATGTCGTTATTTGTGGAAGCATAGCTTCTGCTTTGGAGTTGTTAGCAGCATTTCCTTACTGTTTATCAATTGAGAAAGTGTTCGTGATTGGAGGTGGCCAGATTTTAAG GGAGATGCTAAATGCTCCTGAATGTGATGCCATACACATTGCCGAAATTGAGAGAAACATTGTGTGTGACACTTTCATCCCTGCTATTGATGCTTCTGTATTTCATCCATGGTATTCATCCTTCCCCCTGGTGGACACAGAGCAAAACATTCGCTATTCATTCACTACTTATGTTCGTATGATGAACTCTTCAGCTGCACCCCTTTATGAAACTGGTGATCAGTCTGTGAGTAGCCTAGTTTCTGGTAATTTTGAGGTGAAATTCTCTTTCTTGCCTAAGGTGGTTTTGGAGAAGCATGAGGAGTATATGTATTTGAGACTGGTTGAAGACATCATTTCAAATGGAACCCTAAAAAATGATAAAGCAGGGATTGGTACATCATCAAAATTTGGTTGCCAG ATGCGGTTCAATCTTCGAAAATATTTCCCACTTCTTACAACTAAG aAAGTATTGTGGCGAGGTGTTGTTGAGGAGCTACTGTGGTTCATCAGTGGTTCAACAAGTGCTAAG GTCCTACAGGAAAAAGGCATTCATACATGGGATGACAGGGCTTCCAGAGACTACCTTGATAG TATTGGCTTGGTTGATAGAGAAGAAGGTGACCTGGGACCGGTTTATGGATTCCAGTGGAGACACTTTGGTGCCAG GTACACAAACATGCATGCGAACTACACAGGCCAGGGGTTTGATCAGTTGTTGGAtgttattgacaaaattaagaacaaaCCAGATGACCGCCGGATTGTGCTGTCAGATTGGAATCCCTCTGACCTCAAATTGATGGCACTTCCACCTTGCCCTATGTTTGTGCAG TTCTATGTGGCCAATGGGGAGTTATCATGTCAAATGTATCAGCCATCTGCTGACATGGGTCTAGGCGTGCCATCTAGCATTGCTTCTTATTCCCTCTTGACATGCATGATTGCTCATGTTTGTG GCCTCTGCAGGAGCAGCTTAAGAAGCTTCCTAAACCTTTTCCA ATTTTGA
- the LOC127802351 gene encoding probable jasmonic acid carboxyl methyltransferase 2 has product MEVVQVLHMNEGDGKTSYTTNSSVQKQAMLKAKHMLEESITELCNSGSFPECIRMVDLGCSSGPNTLQLVKQTIETVNSICKRLNREIPTFQVFLNDLPGNDFNVIFRSLPSFYEQLDLCKDKCFIAAMPGSFYGRLFPDNFLHFVHSSYSLHWRSHVPEGLRTQSGSPLNKENIYISKTSPPSVREKYLDAFRKDFRLFLSSRSAEMVAGGLLFFTMVATDDSGGHRSTVWELIGITIHDMVLEGLIEESKLASFDLPYYAPTMEEVRQVAGEEGSFELQSHEAFRVAWDSSGYAAGIGNGHGCTRGKRVAMNIRAVGEPMLASHFGVEMMDGLFERFAAKMDEHLKLNDGLGVAIAISMTKK; this is encoded by the exons ATGGAAGTAGTGCAAGTTCTTCACATGAACGAAGGTGATGGCAAGACTAGCTACACCACCAACTCCTCCGTTCAA AAACAGGCGATGTTAAAGGCGAAGCACATGCTGGAAGAGAGCATAACAGAGCTATGCAACAGCGGAAGCTTTCCCGAGTGCATAAGAATGGTAGATTTGGGGTGCTCTTCAGGGCCCAATACCCTTCAGCTGGTGAAGCAAACCATAGAAACAGTGAATTCGATCTGCAAGAGGTTGAATCGAGAAATCCCCACATTCCAGGTTTTCCTGAACGATCTTCCCGGAAACGATTTTAACGTCATTTTCAGGTCGCTGCCAAGCTTCTACGAGCAACTAGACCTCTGCAAGGACAAATGCTTCATCGCCGCCATGCCTGGCTCCTTCTACGGCAGGCTTTTCCCTGATAACTTTCTTCACTTTGTCCATTCTTCTTACAGTCTTCACTGGCGCTCTCACGTTCCGGAAGGGCTCAGAACCCAGTCGGGAAGTCCGCTGAACAAAGAGAACATTTACATATCGAAAACAAGCCCGCCAAGCGTCCGAGAAAAGTACTTGGATGCGTTTCGAAAAGATTTCAGGCTGTTCCTGAGTTCTCGTTCGGCAGAGATGGTCGCCGGAGGTCTCCTCTTCTTCACCATGGTCGCCACCGACGATTCCGGCGGCCACCGAAGCACAGTCTGGGAGTTAATTGGAATCACCATACATGACATGGTCCTAGAG GGGCTAATAGAAGAGTCAAAGCTAGCGAGCTTCGATCTGCCATACTATGCGCCAACCATGGAGGAAGTGAGGCAAGTGGCTGGGGAAGAAGGATCCTTCGAGTTGCAGAGTCATGAAGCCTTCAGGGTGGCTTGGGATAGCAGTGGCTATGCTGCAGGCATTGGGAATGGGCACGGATGCACGAGAGGGAAAAGGGTGGCGATGAACATCAGGGCTGTGGGAGAGCCCATGCTGGCCAGCCATTTTGGAGTCGAGATGATGGATGGCTTGTTCGAGAGATTTGCAGCCAAGATGGACGAGCATTTGAAACTGAATGATGGGCTGGGTGTGGCAATAGCCATCTCCATGACCAAGAAATAA
- the LOC127802235 gene encoding probable caffeine synthase MTL2 yields the protein MLKAKHILEESIIELCNSGSLTGCIRMADLGCSSGPNTLLLVKQTIETVDLICKKLNREIPTLQVFMNDLPGNDFNAIFRSLPSFYEQLPLCKDKCYIAAMPGSFYGRPFPDRFLHFVHSSYSLHWRSQVPEGLRSESGSRMNKGNIYIAKTSPPSVRQNYLDSFRKDFTLFLSFCSAEMVTGGLLFLTIVATGDSDGHLNQGRIQHFKVGWPRLGSSNLNSTGLIEESKLESFDLPYYVPTMEEVRQVVGEEGSFELHRHETLGVAWDSGINASIN from the exons ATGTTAAAGGCGAAGCACATACTGGAAGAGAGCATAATAGAGCTATGCAACAGCGGAAGCCTTACTGGGTGCATAAGAATGGCGGATTTGGGTTGCTCTTCGGGGCCGAATACTCTTCTGTTGGTGAAGCAAACTATAGAAACAGTGGATTTGATATGCAAGAAGTTGAACCGAGAAATACCCACACTCCAGGTGTTCATGAACGATCTTCCTGGAAACGATTTCAACGCCATTTTCAGGTCGCTGCCAAGCTTCTACGAGCAACTGCCGCTCTGCAAGGACAAGTGCTATATCGCCGCCATGCCTGGCTCCTTCTACGGCAGGCCTTTCCCTGATCGTTTTCTTCACTTCGTCCATTCTTCCTACAGTCTTCACTGGCGCTCTCAGGTTCCTGAAGGGCTCAGAAGCGAGTCGGGAAGTCGAATGAACAAAGGGAACATTTACATAGCGAAAACAAGCCCGCCAAGTGTTCGACAAAATTACTTGGATTCGTTCCGGAAAGATTTCACGCTGTTCTTGAGTTTTTGCTCGGCGGAGATGGTCACCGGAGGTCTCCTCTTCCTCACTATCGTCGCCACGGGCGATTCGGACGGTCACCTGAACCAGGGGCGGATCCAGCATTTTAAAGTGGGGTGGCCTAGGCTAG GCAGCTCAAATTTAAATTCGACG GGGCTAATAGAAGAGTCAAAGCTGGAGAGCTTCGATTTGCCATACTATGTGCCAACCATGGAGGAAGTGAGGCAAGTGGTTGGGGAAGAAGGGTCGTTCGAGTTGCATAGGCATGAGACTTTGGGAGTGGCATGGGATAGTGGTATTAATGCTAGCATTAATTAG